A genome region from Crossiella equi includes the following:
- a CDS encoding C40 family peptidase, with the protein MASHRLKRTMRGALAASAIVVAVGIAPTTPALADPELPSNATEAMKQLQEIAKETEKLAESLHEAQDDLNKKKAELDKANKDAEEASKLGAQAREQEDFLRKDVDKMAAADFEGARLNQVSALLLSRSPNEFLDKMALLDMVAGDNKDSIDKLRATIKQAEDAGKRASEASERAKKSTEEAERIAAELEKRKNELKARQDKVQAQYDRLTGAEKEKLRGPQDNSNVTIPPNSGIAGAALQAALTKRGKPYVYGDEGPNSFDCSGLVYWAYQQVGLTLPRSSSQQARVGAAVPLSAIQPGDLVAYPGHIGIAVGGGKMLHAPTTGDVVKIAPLQKNITAVRRVGA; encoded by the coding sequence GTGGCGTCGCATCGACTCAAGCGCACCATGCGCGGGGCACTGGCCGCCTCCGCGATCGTCGTGGCGGTGGGCATCGCCCCCACGACCCCCGCGCTCGCCGACCCCGAGCTGCCCAGCAACGCCACCGAGGCGATGAAGCAGCTGCAGGAGATCGCGAAGGAGACCGAGAAGCTCGCGGAGTCCCTGCACGAGGCGCAGGACGACCTGAACAAGAAGAAGGCCGAGCTCGACAAGGCCAACAAGGACGCCGAGGAGGCCTCCAAGCTCGGCGCCCAGGCCCGTGAGCAGGAGGACTTCCTCCGCAAGGACGTCGACAAGATGGCCGCGGCGGACTTCGAGGGCGCGCGCCTGAACCAGGTCAGCGCCCTGCTGCTGTCGCGTTCGCCGAACGAGTTCCTCGACAAGATGGCCCTGCTCGACATGGTCGCGGGCGACAACAAGGACTCGATCGACAAGCTGCGCGCCACGATCAAGCAGGCCGAGGACGCGGGCAAGCGCGCCTCGGAGGCCTCGGAGCGGGCGAAGAAGTCCACCGAGGAGGCCGAGCGGATCGCGGCCGAGCTCGAGAAGCGCAAGAACGAGCTCAAGGCCCGCCAGGACAAGGTCCAGGCGCAGTACGACCGCCTGACCGGCGCGGAGAAGGAGAAGCTCCGCGGCCCGCAGGACAACTCCAACGTCACGATCCCGCCGAACAGCGGCATCGCGGGCGCGGCGCTGCAGGCGGCGCTGACCAAGCGCGGCAAGCCCTACGTCTACGGCGACGAGGGCCCGAACAGCTTCGACTGCTCCGGCCTCGTCTACTGGGCCTACCAGCAGGTCGGCCTGACCCTGCCGCGGTCCAGCTCGCAGCAGGCCCGCGTGGGCGCGGCCGTGCCGCTGAGCGCGATCCAGCCGGGCGACCTGGTCGCCTACCCGGGCCACATCGGCATCGCGGTCGGCGGCGGCAAGATGCTGCACGCGCCGACCACCGGTGACGTGGTCAAGATCGCCCCGCTGCAGAAGAACATCACCGCGGTGCGACGGGTCGGTGCCTGA
- a CDS encoding NYN domain-containing protein → MSAETSHDGPDPEPGPSAVDGARAEEPEPGFDALPEPVRARLAELSAEALGTMAQVDIPQPLRPVARFAPAKRAKLGAGALVAALRESAVFRNAVVQWCREHRPSALELAPSDPVASAAAALLLEEPAAPLYVELVARRGSDAQLRGERDSGVARLERQEAELARLREELEQALGAAERVRQEGEAELERLRKRLREQGVRLRQAKDEAEAARAELERGGGETRAVVAAITAERDKERERAETERLKAARALAEAEVARQSAREARQADEVRLGLLVDTLAGAVTGLRRELALGGTGPRPADTVRGATAATGAVGRVEDPAALDRLLALPTVHLVVDGYNVTKTGYPELTLSEQRDRLVHQLAVLAARTGAEVTLVFDGAGVVAVPSAAPRGVRVLFSDPGVLADDVIRALVTAEPEGRPVVVVTSDRAVADSVRRRGAHPVPSTVLLTRLGRV, encoded by the coding sequence ATGTCCGCGGAGACCAGCCACGACGGACCGGACCCCGAGCCGGGTCCGTCCGCAGTGGACGGTGCGCGGGCCGAGGAGCCCGAGCCCGGCTTCGACGCGCTGCCGGAGCCCGTGCGGGCCCGGCTGGCCGAGCTGTCCGCCGAGGCACTGGGCACCATGGCGCAGGTCGACATCCCCCAGCCGCTGCGCCCGGTCGCCCGGTTCGCCCCCGCCAAGCGGGCGAAGCTGGGCGCGGGCGCGCTGGTGGCCGCGCTGCGCGAGTCCGCGGTCTTCCGCAACGCGGTGGTGCAGTGGTGCCGCGAGCACCGGCCGAGCGCGTTGGAGCTCGCGCCCAGCGACCCGGTGGCCTCCGCCGCGGCCGCGCTGCTGCTGGAGGAGCCCGCCGCGCCGCTGTACGTGGAGCTGGTCGCCCGGCGCGGCAGCGACGCGCAGCTGCGCGGGGAGCGCGACTCCGGCGTGGCCCGCCTGGAACGCCAGGAGGCCGAGCTGGCCCGCCTGCGCGAGGAGCTGGAACAGGCCCTGGGCGCGGCCGAGCGCGTGCGGCAGGAGGGCGAGGCCGAGCTGGAGCGGCTGCGCAAGCGGCTGCGCGAGCAGGGCGTGCGGCTGCGCCAGGCCAAGGACGAGGCCGAGGCCGCGCGGGCCGAGCTGGAGCGCGGCGGCGGCGAGACCCGGGCGGTGGTCGCCGCGATCACCGCCGAGCGCGACAAGGAGCGGGAGCGCGCCGAGACCGAGCGCCTCAAGGCCGCCAGGGCGCTGGCCGAGGCCGAGGTGGCCCGCCAGTCCGCGCGGGAGGCCCGGCAGGCCGACGAGGTGCGCCTCGGGCTGCTGGTGGACACCCTGGCCGGTGCGGTCACCGGGCTGCGCCGCGAGCTGGCGCTGGGCGGCACCGGGCCCCGGCCCGCCGACACCGTGCGCGGTGCCACGGCCGCCACCGGCGCGGTCGGCCGGGTCGAGGACCCCGCCGCGCTGGACCGGCTGCTCGCGCTGCCCACCGTGCACCTGGTGGTCGACGGCTACAACGTCACCAAGACCGGCTACCCGGAGCTGACGCTGTCCGAGCAGCGTGACCGGCTGGTGCACCAGCTGGCCGTGCTGGCCGCGCGCACCGGGGCCGAGGTCACGCTGGTCTTCGACGGGGCCGGGGTGGTCGCGGTGCCCTCGGCCGCGCCGCGCGGGGTGCGCGTGCTGTTCAGCGATCCCGGGGTGCTGGCCGACGACGTGATCCGCGCCCTGGTCACCGCCGAGCCGGAGGGCCGCCCGGTGGTCGTGGTGACCTCCGACCGTGCGGTGGCCGACTCGGTGCGCCGCCGGGGCGCGCACCCGGTGCCCTCGACGGTGCTGCTCACCCGCCTGGGCCGCGTCTGA
- a CDS encoding DEDD exonuclease domain-containing protein, translating to MNADHRPGAVQQQLSFEQLGTPLSEVTFVVVDLETTGGRADGDAITEFGAVKVRGGVLLGEFGTLVDPERGIPPEVVALTGITEAMVRTAPKLSEVLPAFLEFARGEVPTVLVAHNAPFDVGFLKAACRRLGYEWPAVQTLCTVRLARRTLSREEAPSCRLSALAALFGAAVTPNHRALDDAKATVDVLHALLERVGSHGVHSLEELLGFLPEVTPAQRRKRGLAAGLPETPGVYLFRGPREEVLYVGTATNLRRRVGQYFTAAETRARVRDMVAFAVRVDHVECAHPLEAQVRELRLLAAHRPRYNRRSTQPHRAWWVVLTDEAFPRLSVVAKPRAGALGPFQSKSAADLAVAAIHEAIPLRQCTQRIPARGAQGRPCVLAEMQRCAAPCAGRQSTQDYAPAVTRLRALVEGRDDSPVHDLLAQLTDYATTERFEQAGLHRDRVLGLVKALDRGQRLTSLAAIPELIAARPDGTGGWWFAVVRHGRLASAGGAPRGVAPMPVVELLVKSAETVVPGEGPLRGASPEETRVVLRWLEQPGTRLVRTTDNWHSPARSAARWRSWLTRAESARQGYAGAD from the coding sequence ATGAACGCCGACCACCGGCCCGGTGCCGTCCAGCAGCAGCTGTCCTTCGAGCAGCTGGGCACACCGCTGTCCGAGGTCACCTTCGTGGTGGTCGACCTCGAGACCACCGGCGGCCGCGCGGACGGCGACGCGATCACCGAGTTCGGCGCGGTCAAGGTGCGCGGCGGCGTGCTGCTGGGCGAGTTCGGCACACTGGTCGACCCGGAGCGCGGCATCCCGCCGGAGGTGGTGGCGCTGACCGGCATCACCGAGGCCATGGTGCGCACCGCGCCCAAGCTGAGCGAGGTGCTGCCCGCGTTCCTGGAGTTCGCGCGCGGCGAGGTGCCCACGGTGCTGGTGGCGCACAACGCCCCGTTCGACGTGGGCTTCCTCAAGGCGGCGTGCCGGCGGTTGGGCTACGAGTGGCCCGCGGTGCAGACGCTGTGCACGGTCCGCCTGGCCCGCCGCACGCTCTCCCGCGAGGAGGCGCCGAGCTGCCGCCTGTCCGCGCTGGCGGCCCTGTTCGGCGCGGCGGTCACCCCCAACCACCGGGCGCTGGACGACGCGAAGGCCACGGTCGACGTGCTGCACGCCCTGCTCGAACGCGTGGGCTCGCACGGCGTGCACTCGCTGGAGGAGCTGCTGGGCTTCCTGCCCGAGGTCACCCCGGCGCAGCGCCGCAAGCGGGGCCTGGCCGCGGGCCTGCCCGAGACCCCGGGTGTGTACCTGTTCCGGGGCCCGCGGGAGGAGGTCCTCTACGTCGGCACGGCCACGAACCTGCGCCGCCGGGTGGGCCAGTACTTCACCGCGGCCGAGACCCGGGCCCGCGTGCGCGACATGGTGGCCTTCGCCGTCCGCGTCGACCACGTGGAGTGCGCCCACCCGCTGGAGGCCCAGGTCCGGGAGCTGCGCCTGCTGGCCGCCCACCGCCCGCGCTACAACCGCCGCTCCACCCAGCCGCACCGGGCCTGGTGGGTGGTCCTCACCGACGAGGCCTTCCCGCGCCTGTCCGTGGTGGCCAAACCCCGCGCGGGCGCGCTGGGCCCGTTCCAGTCGAAGTCGGCGGCCGACCTGGCGGTGGCGGCGATCCACGAGGCCATCCCGCTGCGCCAGTGCACCCAGCGCATCCCGGCCCGGGGCGCCCAGGGCCGCCCGTGCGTGCTGGCCGAGATGCAGCGCTGCGCGGCCCCGTGCGCGGGCCGCCAGTCCACGCAGGACTACGCCCCCGCGGTCACCCGCCTGCGGGCCCTGGTCGAGGGCCGCGACGACTCCCCGGTGCACGACCTGCTGGCCCAGCTGACCGACTACGCCACCACCGAACGCTTCGAGCAGGCGGGCCTGCACCGCGACCGCGTCCTGGGCCTGGTCAAGGCTCTGGACCGGGGCCAGCGCCTGACCTCCCTGGCCGCCATCCCGGAGCTCATCGCGGCCCGGCCGGACGGCACGGGCGGCTGGTGGTTCGCGGTCGTCCGCCACGGCAGGCTCGCCTCCGCGGGCGGCGCGCCCCGGGGCGTGGCCCCCATGCCGGTGGTCGAGCTGCTGGTGAAGTCCGCGGAGACGGTCGTGCCCGGGGAGGGCCCACTCCGCGGCGCCTCCCCGGAGGAGACCCGGGTGGTGCTGCGCTGGCTGGAGCAACCGGGCACCCGCCTGGTCCGCACCACCGACAACTGGCACTCCCCGGCCCGCTCCGCCGCCCGCTGGCGCTCCTGGCTCACGCGGGCGGAGTCCGCCCGGCAGGGCTACGCCGGGGCGGACTGA
- a CDS encoding Lrp/AsnC family transcriptional regulator, producing the protein MIKAIVLIQSDAASIPEAAQTIAEFDGVLEVYSCAGDVDLIAVVQVARHEDLAELVPGRIGKVAGVLNTDTHIAFRSYSKADTDAAFNIGID; encoded by the coding sequence GTGATCAAGGCCATCGTGCTGATCCAGTCCGACGCCGCGAGCATCCCGGAGGCCGCGCAGACCATCGCGGAGTTCGACGGCGTGCTGGAGGTCTACTCCTGCGCGGGGGACGTGGACCTCATCGCCGTGGTGCAGGTCGCGCGGCACGAGGACCTGGCCGAGCTGGTGCCGGGGCGCATCGGCAAGGTCGCGGGCGTGCTGAACACCGACACGCACATCGCGTTCCGCTCCTACTCCAAGGCCGACACCGACGCCGCGTTCAACATCGGCATCGACTGA
- a CDS encoding TetR/AcrR family transcriptional regulator, producing the protein MDSRSYSSPLRDRSAGLTRQAILAAAGRLFAERGYARTSVAAIAEAAGVAVNTVYTSVGNKAAVLLALTRAGAADELAVRAHEAIARAGDAAEVLSLLAAGTARVRQSQERTLSVLLDNRDAHPEVAEAAALATRLVRERLADAAATLLASAGVREGLTRAEAERALWFYFGFPAWRTVRELGLGWDEGAEWLLGQAGDSLLARP; encoded by the coding sequence ATGGACTCCCGTTCCTATTCCTCCCCGCTGCGGGACCGGAGCGCCGGGCTGACCCGGCAGGCGATCCTGGCGGCGGCCGGGCGGCTGTTCGCCGAGCGCGGGTACGCGCGCACGAGCGTGGCGGCCATCGCCGAGGCGGCCGGGGTCGCGGTGAACACCGTGTACACCAGCGTGGGCAACAAGGCGGCGGTGCTGCTGGCGCTGACCAGGGCTGGGGCCGCCGACGAGCTGGCGGTGCGCGCGCACGAGGCGATCGCGCGGGCGGGTGACGCGGCGGAGGTGCTGTCGCTGCTGGCGGCGGGCACGGCGCGGGTGCGGCAGAGCCAGGAGCGCACGCTGTCGGTGCTGCTGGACAACCGGGACGCGCACCCGGAGGTGGCCGAGGCGGCGGCGCTGGCCACGAGGCTGGTCCGCGAGCGGCTGGCCGACGCGGCGGCGACATTGCTGGCCAGCGCGGGCGTTCGGGAGGGCCTGACGCGGGCCGAGGCCGAGCGCGCGCTGTGGTTCTACTTCGGCTTCCCGGCCTGGCGGACCGTGCGGGAGCTGGGCCTGGGCTGGGACGAGGGCGCGGAGTGGCTGCTCGGGCAGGCCGGTGACTCGCTGCTGGCCCGGCCGTGA
- a CDS encoding FAD-dependent oxidoreductase yields the protein MNSHDTIVVGAGPVGLWTAAELARGGGRPLVLDRAVERSPHSKALGIHPHTLEVLAMRGQEQAFLDGGLPVPDWHFGMLATRLDFRDLATPFPFMLAHPQLRTEELLEQQARALGVVIRRGHQVVGLAQDERGVRLRVQGPDGEHELTAEHVVGADGAGSAVRRAAGFDFPGTDSTVFGHLGDVLLAEPPEKPRSWHNEHGALIVAPLPGGRWRVTGTVTDPVAAEPTLAFLRDMARRVAGTDFGMHSPVWLSRFGNATRLVTEYRRGRVFLAGDAAHINFPAGGVGLNVGVQDAMNLGWKLAAVQSGRAGEALLDSYHRERHPVGVALGEHTQAQTALITATTPEGRALRRFVEDLLRSHPGVATGVANLITALDVSYPDGPRLAASREQLRLLREARPVLLTQEPPSPELTALAVRTDLRLHVIGFDHPGTTVLVRPDGHVWAAGDSAEVLAKAMAELPLR from the coding sequence ATGAATTCTCATGACACCATCGTCGTCGGGGCGGGCCCGGTGGGCCTCTGGACGGCCGCGGAGCTGGCCCGGGGCGGCGGACGGCCGCTGGTCCTGGACCGGGCGGTGGAGCGCAGCCCGCACTCCAAGGCGCTGGGCATCCACCCGCACACGCTTGAGGTGCTGGCCATGCGCGGCCAGGAACAGGCCTTCCTGGACGGCGGGCTGCCCGTGCCGGACTGGCACTTCGGCATGCTGGCCACCCGCCTGGACTTCCGGGACCTGGCCACCCCGTTCCCGTTCATGCTGGCCCATCCCCAGCTGCGCACCGAGGAGCTGCTGGAACAACAGGCCCGGGCACTCGGGGTGGTCATCCGACGCGGGCACCAGGTCGTCGGGCTGGCGCAGGACGAGCGCGGGGTGCGGCTGCGGGTGCAGGGCCCAGACGGTGAGCACGAGCTGACCGCGGAGCACGTGGTCGGGGCGGACGGCGCGGGCAGCGCGGTGCGCCGGGCGGCGGGCTTCGACTTCCCGGGCACCGACTCGACCGTGTTCGGCCATCTGGGGGACGTGCTCCTGGCCGAGCCGCCCGAGAAGCCCCGGTCCTGGCACAACGAGCACGGCGCGCTGATCGTGGCCCCCCTGCCGGGCGGCCGGTGGCGGGTCACCGGCACGGTGACAGACCCGGTCGCGGCGGAGCCGACGCTTGCGTTCCTGCGGGACATGGCGCGGCGGGTCGCGGGCACCGACTTCGGCATGCACTCGCCGGTGTGGCTGTCCCGGTTCGGCAACGCCACCCGGCTGGTGACGGAGTACCGGCGGGGACGGGTGTTCCTGGCTGGCGATGCCGCGCACATCAACTTCCCGGCGGGCGGGGTCGGGCTGAACGTGGGTGTCCAGGACGCGATGAACCTGGGCTGGAAGCTCGCCGCGGTCCAGTCCGGACGGGCCGGGGAAGCCCTGCTCGACAGCTACCACCGGGAACGGCACCCGGTGGGGGTGGCACTCGGCGAGCACACCCAGGCGCAGACCGCGCTGATCACCGCCACCACCCCCGAGGGCCGGGCGCTGCGGCGGTTCGTCGAGGACCTGCTGCGCAGCCACCCCGGGGTCGCCACCGGGGTGGCGAACCTGATCACCGCCCTGGACGTGTCCTACCCGGACGGGCCGCGCCTGGCGGCTTCCCGCGAGCAGCTGCGCCTGTTGCGCGAGGCCCGGCCAGTGCTGCTCACCCAGGAGCCGCCGTCACCGGAGCTCACCGCGCTGGCCGTCCGCACCGACCTGCGGCTGCACGTGATCGGGTTCGACCACCCGGGGACGACGGTGCTGGTGCGGCCGGACGGGCACGTCTGGGCGGCCGGGGACTCGGCGGAGGTGCTGGCCAAGGCGATGGCGGAGCTGCCCCTGCGGTGA